In one window of Haloprofundus halophilus DNA:
- a CDS encoding ABC transporter ATP-binding protein has protein sequence MDATARVIDGSDVVKEYRTGAETLRALKGIDFHIDRGEFVSIVGPSGSGKSTLLNVLGLLDVPTSGTVTVDGNDVSTLSETAATRLRKRVIGFVFQSFYLIPTLTAVENVEVPRLLDRKPKETAARATDLLERVGLGDRLDHYPNELSGGQKQRVAIARSLVNDPAIVLADEPTGNLDRETGDQILDEFDRITDEGVAVVTVTHDDYVSEFADRTVELVDGRLSDV, from the coding sequence ATGGACGCGACAGCGCGCGTCATCGACGGCAGCGACGTAGTCAAAGAGTATCGGACGGGTGCCGAGACGCTCCGCGCGCTGAAGGGAATCGACTTTCACATCGACCGCGGGGAGTTCGTCTCCATCGTCGGGCCCAGCGGGAGCGGGAAGTCGACACTCCTGAACGTTCTCGGACTGCTCGACGTGCCTACGTCTGGCACCGTGACGGTCGACGGTAACGACGTGTCGACGCTGTCGGAGACGGCCGCGACGCGCCTGCGAAAGCGCGTCATCGGATTCGTTTTCCAGAGTTTCTACCTCATCCCGACGCTCACCGCCGTGGAGAACGTCGAGGTCCCCCGACTCTTGGACCGTAAACCGAAGGAGACCGCCGCGCGAGCGACGGACCTCCTCGAACGAGTGGGTCTCGGCGACAGACTCGACCACTACCCGAACGAACTCTCCGGCGGGCAGAAACAGCGCGTCGCCATCGCCCGGTCGCTCGTCAACGACCCGGCTATCGTCCTCGCCGACGAACCCACCGGAAATCTCGACAGGGAGACCGGCGACCAGATTCTCGACGAGTTCGACCGCATCACCGACGAGGGCGTCGCCGTCGTCACCGTCACCCACGACGACTACGTCAGCGAGTTCGCCGACCGGACGGTCGAACTCGTCGACGGGAGGCTCTCAGATGTTTGA
- a CDS encoding ABC transporter permease, whose amino-acid sequence MFESLWRRFPVVLMARRNLTRARTRSALAIAAIVIGVVAIATLGIAGVAFKDAQFETLGSIGSDLQVFAGEDDDDGYLTDADLRQMERATGDAELVPMKQRNANLAVGRSDGSVTVYGVADPDELYTVRDGAIPGNWRRGALVGATLADRYGLEPGNKLELDGETYRVAAVLEDEGQAAVASPNEAVVLPRATFDSEGYAQVVVRSDDVEAANESAMAIRDAFNGREQQVSVFERGEVSEQIDQAFAQVNLFLVGLGAISLVVAGVSIANVMLMSAIERREEIGVLRAVGYERGDVLRIMLTEATLLGVVGALLGVLVSLGLGLVINDALLGDPLAFTAEGLRYALSGFVFGVAASALGGLYPAWKASRQRPVDALRG is encoded by the coding sequence ATGTTTGAGTCGCTGTGGCGGCGGTTCCCGGTCGTCCTGATGGCGCGACGGAATCTGACGCGAGCGCGGACGCGCTCGGCGCTGGCCATCGCCGCCATCGTCATCGGCGTCGTCGCCATCGCAACCCTGGGAATCGCGGGCGTCGCGTTCAAAGACGCCCAGTTCGAGACGCTCGGCTCCATCGGCAGCGACCTCCAAGTGTTCGCCGGCGAGGACGACGACGACGGCTACCTCACCGACGCCGACCTACGCCAGATGGAGCGCGCGACCGGCGACGCCGAACTCGTCCCGATGAAACAGCGCAACGCGAACCTCGCGGTCGGACGGTCCGACGGGTCGGTGACGGTGTACGGGGTGGCCGACCCCGACGAGTTGTACACGGTCCGCGACGGGGCGATTCCGGGCAACTGGCGACGCGGGGCGCTCGTCGGCGCGACGCTCGCCGACCGCTACGGCCTCGAACCCGGAAACAAACTCGAACTCGACGGCGAGACGTATCGTGTCGCCGCCGTACTCGAAGACGAGGGCCAAGCGGCGGTCGCCAGTCCGAACGAGGCAGTGGTTCTCCCGCGGGCTACCTTCGACTCCGAAGGCTACGCACAGGTCGTCGTCCGCTCCGACGACGTCGAGGCGGCGAACGAGTCGGCGATGGCCATCCGCGACGCGTTCAACGGGCGCGAACAGCAGGTCAGCGTCTTCGAGCGCGGCGAGGTCTCCGAGCAGATCGACCAGGCGTTCGCGCAGGTCAACCTCTTTCTCGTGGGGTTGGGTGCGATCTCGCTGGTCGTCGCCGGGGTGAGCATCGCCAACGTGATGCTGATGAGCGCCATCGAGCGACGCGAGGAGATCGGCGTGCTCCGCGCCGTCGGCTACGAGCGAGGCGACGTGCTACGCATCATGCTGACCGAGGCGACGCTGCTCGGCGTCGTCGGGGCACTGCTCGGCGTGCTCGTCAGTCTCGGGTTGGGATTAGTCATCAACGATGCGCTGCTCGGCGACCCGCTGGCGTTTACGGCCGAGGGACTTCGTTACGCGCTCTCGGGGTTCGTCTTCGGCGTCGCCGCCAGCGCGCTGGGCGGTCTCTACCCCGCGTGGAAAGCGTCGCGGCAGCGACCCGTCGACGCGCTCCGCGGGTAG
- a CDS encoding DsbA family oxidoreductase codes for MRDIEGSENGVGPPTSVRTDDSLVVYADYVCPFSYLGTEVLSNYLTGRENRGLPSLSVEWRPFDLREPYRDSDGTLRREVDVEESLGAPWSAVEELAGRYGVEMNLSSPRYRTVDSKKAQQLALYVQDEHPDRFGTVHRWLFSALWRDSEDIGDEETLVDIAGAAGIDPASVRSVFDDSAHRRHLEEALEESERENVTGIPSFLYRGRTAQGAVPEESLQTLVESQ; via the coding sequence ATGCGAGATATCGAGGGTAGTGAGAACGGTGTAGGTCCCCCGACTAGTGTTCGAACCGACGATTCGCTCGTCGTGTACGCCGACTACGTCTGTCCGTTCAGTTATCTCGGCACTGAAGTTCTGTCCAACTATCTGACCGGCCGCGAGAACAGAGGGCTCCCGTCGCTCTCGGTGGAGTGGCGGCCGTTCGACCTCCGCGAACCGTATCGCGACTCCGACGGGACGCTCCGCCGGGAGGTGGACGTCGAGGAGTCGCTGGGCGCGCCGTGGTCGGCCGTCGAAGAGTTGGCGGGCCGCTACGGCGTCGAGATGAATCTCTCCTCGCCGAGATATCGAACCGTCGACTCGAAGAAAGCACAGCAGTTGGCCCTGTACGTTCAGGACGAGCACCCCGACCGCTTCGGGACCGTTCACCGGTGGCTGTTTTCGGCGTTGTGGCGCGACAGCGAGGATATCGGCGACGAAGAGACACTCGTCGACATCGCCGGTGCCGCCGGTATCGACCCGGCGTCGGTCCGGTCGGTGTTCGACGACTCGGCGCACCGACGACACCTCGAGGAAGCGCTCGAAGAGTCCGAACGCGAGAACGTCACCGGTATCCCCTCCTTCCTCTACCGGGGACGGACCGCCCAGGGTGCGGTCCCCGAGGAGTCGCTCCAGACGCTCGTCGAGAGTCAGTGA
- a CDS encoding 30S ribosomal protein S13: MSAEEPQDGSTEEEEENLRYFVRIGQTDLDGTKTVERSLTEMNGIGKRTARIVAETAGVDRTATFGRLDEEDIDAVVSAVENLANEVPPWLTNRQNDFYTGETTHRIGNDLQQKRRHDINRMQMINSYKGIRHQRGQKVRGQRTKSTGRTEGTIGVNVEAIREEAEAEEGGDDE, translated from the coding sequence ATGAGTGCAGAAGAACCACAGGACGGCTCGACCGAAGAGGAGGAGGAGAACCTCCGATACTTCGTCCGCATCGGGCAGACGGACCTCGACGGGACGAAGACGGTCGAGCGGAGCCTGACAGAGATGAACGGTATCGGCAAGCGCACCGCGCGCATCGTCGCCGAGACCGCGGGTGTCGACCGAACCGCGACGTTCGGTCGCCTCGACGAGGAGGACATCGACGCCGTCGTTTCGGCCGTCGAAAACCTCGCAAACGAGGTTCCCCCGTGGCTCACTAACCGGCAGAACGATTTCTACACCGGTGAGACGACGCACCGAATCGGTAACGACCTACAGCAGAAACGCCGCCACGACATCAACCGGATGCAGATGATAAACTCCTACAAGGGTATCCGGCACCAGCGCGGCCAGAAGGTCCGCGGCCAGCGGACGAAGTCCACCGGCCGCACCGAGGGAACCATCGGCGTCAACGTCGAAGCCATCCGCGAGGAAGCGGAAGCAGAGGAAGGCGGTGACGACGAATGA
- a CDS encoding 30S ribosomal protein S4 produces the protein MSTGKNTKSYETPNHPYQGERIAREGDLLGRYGLKNKEELWRAQSELRSFRREARRLLGDAQGDIDEAGIEGAEFLDRLRRLGILNDSDDISEILSLDVTDLLERRLQTVAYRKGLGNTPKQARQFITHGHVTVEGARVTVPSKKVEVGEESTVSFEENSPLADELHPERAEGQE, from the coding sequence ATGAGTACCGGCAAGAACACCAAGTCCTACGAGACGCCGAACCACCCGTACCAGGGCGAACGCATCGCCCGCGAGGGCGACCTGCTCGGCCGCTACGGACTGAAGAACAAGGAAGAACTGTGGCGCGCGCAGTCGGAACTGCGCTCGTTCCGCCGCGAGGCCCGACGCCTCCTCGGCGACGCACAGGGCGACATCGACGAGGCCGGCATCGAGGGCGCGGAGTTCCTCGACCGCCTGCGCCGACTCGGCATCCTGAACGACTCCGACGACATCAGCGAGATCCTCTCGCTGGACGTCACCGACCTGCTCGAACGCCGTCTCCAGACGGTCGCCTACCGAAAAGGCCTCGGCAACACGCCGAAGCAGGCGCGACAGTTCATCACCCACGGCCACGTCACCGTCGAGGGCGCACGGGTCACCGTCCCCTCGAAGAAGGTCGAGGTCGGCGAAGAGTCCACCGTGAGCTTCGAGGAGAACTCGCCGCTCGCGGACGAACTACATCCTGAGCGCGCAGAGGGACAAGAATGA
- a CDS encoding 30S ribosomal protein S11 — MSETSEETWGIAHVYASFNNTLITITDQTGAETIAKSSGGTVVKQNRDEASPYAAMQMAEVVAEEVRAAGIDGVHVRVRGPGGNLNKSPGPGAQATIRALARAGLEIGRIEDVTPIPHDGTRAPKNRRF, encoded by the coding sequence ATGAGCGAAACCAGTGAAGAGACGTGGGGCATCGCCCACGTGTACGCATCGTTCAACAACACGCTCATCACCATCACCGACCAGACCGGTGCCGAGACCATCGCTAAGTCCAGCGGTGGGACCGTGGTGAAGCAGAATCGTGACGAAGCGTCGCCGTACGCGGCGATGCAGATGGCCGAAGTCGTGGCCGAGGAGGTCAGGGCGGCGGGCATCGACGGCGTTCACGTCCGCGTTCGCGGTCCCGGCGGGAACCTCAACAAGTCCCCCGGCCCCGGCGCGCAGGCAACTATCCGAGCGCTCGCCCGTGCCGGACTCGAAATCGGCCGCATCGAAGACGTGACGCCGATTCCGCACGACGGCACGCGCGCTCCCAAAAACCGTAGGTTCTGA
- a CDS encoding DNA-directed RNA polymerase subunit D, translated as MADEFEVEFIEREERSARFVVRGLTPAIANGIRRAMITDVPTLSIDTVRFVENSSVMFDEMIGLRLGLVPLTTPLDDFEVGDEVTLALDVEGPATAYSGDIETSDELVQPADENIPIIELKEGQRLEFEADAVLETGKSHAKHQGGVAVGYRHLQKVEVVGDAGEFDEEEPNILRGVIETEEGELVATDEFDNDLTNRYPGKEVEVTDVPGAFVFHVETDGSFSADELLLRAIDSIDARAAELEDAVAV; from the coding sequence ATGGCAGACGAGTTCGAGGTCGAGTTCATCGAACGCGAAGAACGGTCGGCGCGGTTCGTCGTCCGTGGGCTGACGCCCGCGATAGCCAACGGCATCCGCCGCGCGATGATCACCGACGTCCCGACGCTGTCCATCGACACCGTCCGGTTCGTCGAAAACTCGTCGGTGATGTTCGACGAGATGATCGGACTTCGACTGGGCCTCGTGCCGCTGACGACGCCCCTCGACGACTTCGAGGTCGGCGACGAAGTGACGCTGGCGCTCGACGTCGAAGGACCGGCGACGGCGTACTCCGGCGACATCGAGACCAGCGACGAGCTGGTCCAGCCCGCCGACGAGAACATCCCCATCATCGAACTGAAAGAGGGCCAGCGCCTCGAGTTCGAGGCCGACGCGGTCCTCGAAACCGGCAAGTCCCACGCCAAACACCAGGGCGGCGTGGCCGTCGGCTACCGACACCTGCAGAAGGTCGAGGTCGTCGGCGACGCCGGCGAGTTCGACGAGGAGGAGCCGAACATCCTCCGGGGCGTCATCGAGACGGAGGAGGGCGAACTCGTCGCAACCGACGAGTTCGACAACGACCTCACGAACCGTTACCCCGGCAAGGAAGTCGAGGTGACGGACGTCCCCGGCGCGTTCGTCTTCCACGTGGAGACGGACGGCTCGTTCAGCGCCGACGAACTGCTGCTGCGCGCCATCGACTCCATTGACGCGCGCGCGGCGGAACTCGAAGACGCGGTCGCGGTCTAA
- a CDS encoding 50S ribosomal protein L18e: protein MSSKTNPRLTSLIAELKAVSRDADAAVWRDVADRLEKPRRTHAEVNLGRIERYAQEDETVVVPGKVLGSGVLQKNVTVAAVDFSGTARKKIEQVGDVLTLEQVAEQNPEGSNVRVIR, encoded by the coding sequence ATGAGTAGCAAGACGAACCCGAGACTCACGAGTCTCATCGCCGAGCTAAAGGCGGTTTCGCGCGACGCTGACGCCGCAGTCTGGCGTGACGTCGCAGACCGCCTCGAAAAGCCACGGCGCACCCACGCGGAAGTCAACCTCGGCCGCATCGAGCGGTACGCGCAGGAAGACGAAACCGTAGTCGTCCCCGGCAAGGTGCTGGGGAGTGGTGTGCTGCAGAAGAACGTCACGGTCGCAGCCGTCGACTTCTCGGGCACCGCCCGCAAGAAGATCGAACAGGTCGGTGACGTGCTGACGCTCGAACAGGTCGCAGAACAGAACCCCGAAGGATCCAACGTCCGGGTGATTCGATGA
- a CDS encoding 50S ribosomal protein L13, giving the protein MSYAEFEADVIVDARDCIMGRVASEVAQRALDGERVAVVNAERAVITGRDEDVMSVYRKRAEVGSDRGPYYPKRPDRIFKRGIRGMLPYKTPRGREAFENVRVYLDNPYDEDGEVLDGTSLDRLSNIKFISLGEISEKLGANVTW; this is encoded by the coding sequence ATGAGCTACGCCGAATTCGAAGCCGACGTCATCGTCGACGCGCGCGACTGCATCATGGGTCGCGTCGCCAGCGAGGTAGCCCAGCGCGCGCTCGACGGCGAGCGCGTCGCGGTCGTCAACGCCGAGCGCGCGGTCATCACCGGACGCGACGAGGACGTGATGAGCGTCTACCGGAAGCGCGCGGAGGTCGGCTCCGACCGCGGTCCGTACTACCCGAAGCGTCCCGACCGGATCTTCAAGCGCGGCATCCGCGGCATGCTTCCGTACAAGACGCCGCGCGGCCGCGAGGCGTTCGAGAACGTCCGCGTCTACCTCGACAACCCGTACGACGAGGACGGCGAAGTGCTCGACGGCACGTCGCTGGACCGACTCTCGAACATCAAGTTCATCTCCCTCGGAGAGATCTCCGAAAAACTAGGTGCTAACGTCACATGGTAA
- a CDS encoding 30S ribosomal protein S9, with translation MVTNTSGKKKTAVARATVREGEGRVRINSRPVELVDPEIARLKMLEPFRIAGDELRDDVDIDVRVNGGGFSGQADATRTAIARGLVQYFNDAELRDAYMEFDRSLLVNDVRQSESKKWGGPGARARYQKSYR, from the coding sequence ATGGTAACCAACACGAGCGGTAAGAAGAAGACGGCCGTCGCCCGCGCCACCGTGCGCGAGGGCGAGGGTCGCGTACGAATCAACTCCCGGCCCGTCGAGCTGGTCGACCCGGAAATCGCTCGCCTGAAGATGCTGGAGCCGTTCCGCATCGCCGGCGACGAACTCCGCGACGACGTCGACATCGACGTGCGCGTCAACGGCGGCGGCTTCAGCGGGCAGGCGGACGCCACCCGCACGGCCATCGCCCGCGGACTGGTGCAGTACTTCAACGACGCCGAACTCCGCGACGCGTACATGGAGTTCGACCGGTCGCTTCTGGTCAACGACGTTCGCCAGTCCGAATCCAAAAAGTGGGGCGGCCCAGGCGCTCGCGCCCGCTACCAGAAGTCCTACCGCTGA
- a CDS encoding DNA-directed RNA polymerase subunit N, whose translation MMIPVRCFTCGNVVAEHWEEFKARAREGDEDPAEVLDELGIERACCRRMMVSHKDLVDVVAPYQ comes from the coding sequence ATGATGATACCCGTCCGGTGTTTCACGTGCGGCAACGTCGTCGCCGAACACTGGGAAGAGTTCAAAGCGCGCGCCCGCGAGGGTGACGAAGACCCCGCCGAAGTTCTCGACGAACTCGGCATCGAGCGGGCGTGCTGCCGGCGGATGATGGTGTCGCACAAAGACCTCGTCGACGTGGTGGCCCCGTACCAATGA
- a CDS encoding DNA-directed RNA polymerase subunit K codes for MMQQYNRYEKARILGARALQISYGAPVLVESKQSEPILIAAEEYDAGVLPFTVRRGET; via the coding sequence ATGATGCAACAGTACAATCGGTACGAGAAGGCGCGAATCCTCGGCGCACGAGCGCTGCAGATCAGCTACGGTGCGCCGGTGCTCGTCGAATCGAAACAGAGCGAACCGATCCTCATCGCGGCCGAGGAGTACGACGCCGGCGTGCTGCCGTTCACCGTCCGGCGGGGAGAGACGTAG
- the eno gene encoding phosphopyruvate hydratase translates to MTLVTDVRLRRVLDSRGNPTVEADVLTESGGFGRAAAPSGASTGEYEAIELPPSEAIASARDRALPRLVGEVYAGNQREVDNALRAADGTDNFSEIGANSAVAISMAAAKAGADVLGAPLYQHLGGAFRGEEFPTPLGNVVGGGEHAAKATHIQEFLSAPVGAPSIDEAVFANAAVHARVAEILDDRDIAAAKGDEGAWAPAVDDSEAFEIVDEAVSDVEDDLGFEIRFGLDVAAAELYDEDDDVYRYGDEERSTDEQIDYIADLVNEYDLVYVEDPLDENDYEGFAELTDRVGDRTLVCGDDLFVTNVERLQTGIDEGAANSILIKPNQIGTLSDAFDAIELATKHGYDSVISHRSGETEDTTIAHLAVATAAPFIKTGAVGGERTAKLNELIRIADDAV, encoded by the coding sequence ATGACGCTCGTCACCGACGTTCGGCTCCGCCGCGTGCTCGACTCGCGGGGCAACCCGACCGTCGAGGCCGACGTGCTCACCGAGTCCGGCGGCTTCGGCCGCGCGGCCGCGCCCAGCGGCGCGTCGACCGGCGAGTACGAAGCCATCGAACTGCCCCCGAGCGAGGCGATCGCGTCGGCGCGCGACCGCGCGCTCCCGCGACTCGTCGGCGAGGTGTACGCCGGCAACCAGCGCGAAGTCGACAACGCGCTCCGCGCCGCCGACGGCACCGACAACTTCTCCGAGATCGGTGCCAACAGCGCCGTCGCCATCTCGATGGCGGCCGCGAAAGCCGGCGCCGACGTGCTCGGTGCGCCGCTGTACCAGCACCTCGGCGGCGCGTTCCGCGGCGAGGAGTTCCCGACGCCGCTCGGGAACGTCGTCGGCGGCGGCGAACACGCCGCCAAAGCGACGCACATCCAGGAGTTCCTCTCCGCGCCCGTCGGCGCGCCGAGCATCGACGAGGCCGTCTTCGCCAACGCCGCGGTCCACGCGCGCGTCGCCGAGATTCTCGACGACCGAGACATCGCCGCCGCGAAAGGCGACGAGGGCGCGTGGGCACCCGCCGTCGACGACAGCGAAGCGTTCGAAATCGTCGACGAGGCCGTCTCCGACGTCGAAGACGACCTCGGCTTCGAGATTCGGTTCGGCCTCGACGTCGCCGCCGCGGAGCTGTACGACGAGGACGACGACGTCTACCGCTACGGCGACGAGGAGCGCTCGACCGACGAGCAGATAGATTACATCGCCGACCTCGTGAACGAGTACGACCTCGTCTACGTCGAGGACCCCCTCGACGAGAACGACTACGAGGGCTTCGCCGAGCTCACCGACAGAGTCGGCGACCGGACGCTCGTCTGCGGCGACGACCTGTTCGTCACCAACGTCGAGCGCCTGCAGACGGGTATCGACGAGGGCGCGGCCAACAGCATCCTCATCAAGCCGAACCAGATAGGAACGCTGTCGGACGCCTTCGACGCCATCGAACTGGCGACGAAGCACGGCTACGACTCCGTCATCTCGCACCGCTCCGGTGAGACGGAGGACACGACCATCGCACACCTCGCCGTGGCGACGGCCGCCCCGTTCATCAAGACGGGCGCGGTCGGCGGCGAGCGAACTGCCAAACTCAACGAACTCATCCGCATCGCGGACGACGCAGTATGA
- the rpsB gene encoding 30S ribosomal protein S2, translating into MTENDNEALETAEEEIEEEATGEAGAEPEVDPDIEADDDLPAEGADEAPEAEEETDDGPMFDEDVMPDDEADLLIPVEDYLQAGVHIGTQQKTKDMERFIHRVRDDGLYVLDVSQTDKRIRTAADFLANYDPEQVLVTSSRQYGRFPAEKFADAIGARARTGRFIPGTLTNPDYRGYIEPDVVVVTDPIGDAQAVKEAITVGIPVIAMCDSNNQLSNVDLVIPTNNKGRRALSVVYWLLANETLDRRGTDTVYALEDFEEGI; encoded by the coding sequence ATGACCGAAAACGACAACGAAGCACTCGAGACCGCCGAGGAGGAGATCGAGGAGGAAGCCACCGGCGAGGCCGGTGCCGAACCCGAGGTCGACCCCGACATCGAGGCGGACGACGACTTGCCCGCCGAGGGAGCCGACGAGGCCCCCGAGGCCGAAGAAGAAACAGACGACGGTCCGATGTTCGACGAGGATGTCATGCCCGACGACGAGGCGGACCTCCTCATCCCCGTGGAGGACTACCTCCAGGCGGGCGTCCACATCGGGACCCAGCAGAAGACCAAGGACATGGAGCGGTTCATCCACCGCGTCCGCGACGACGGTCTCTACGTCCTCGACGTCAGCCAGACCGACAAGCGCATCCGCACGGCCGCGGACTTCCTCGCCAACTACGACCCCGAGCAGGTGCTCGTCACCTCCTCGCGTCAGTACGGTCGGTTCCCGGCCGAGAAGTTCGCCGACGCCATCGGGGCGCGCGCCCGCACGGGCCGCTTCATCCCCGGCACGCTGACGAACCCCGACTACCGCGGCTACATCGAACCGGACGTCGTCGTCGTCACCGACCCCATCGGCGACGCTCAGGCCGTCAAGGAGGCCATCACGGTCGGCATCCCGGTCATTGCGATGTGCGACTCGAACAACCAGCTGTCGAACGTCGACCTCGTCATCCCGACGAACAACAAAGGTCGCCGCGCGCTGTCGGTCGTCTACTGGCTGCTCGCCAACGAGACGCTCGACCGCCGCGGCACCGACACCGTCTACGCCCTCGAAGACTTCGAGGAAGGCATCTGA
- a CDS encoding VOC family protein yields the protein MRLTLDHVPFAGTDLDSLVAAFDSVGLTPEYGGVHGTGTTHMSVLGFDDDSYLELISTTPGTSAEAAGFWPEYIAADGGPTAWCIEVENPATEAKRLIDAGASVDGPKTASRERDDGTVVEWDMLFAGDGRERELLPFAIADRTPKSRRVTPTPSVADGPLTGVAAVVLGVHDVGEASELFRQLYRFPSAEPLDGSPREWSLSRVPGQPVFFAEPSGETSSLARRLAELGPGPCAYLLGTESLEEAAATYALTDSENWGDSSVAWFDAPRLDGSVGVID from the coding sequence ATGCGACTCACGCTCGACCACGTCCCGTTCGCCGGCACCGATCTCGATTCGCTCGTCGCGGCGTTCGACTCGGTGGGCCTCACGCCGGAGTACGGCGGCGTCCACGGCACCGGCACGACACACATGTCGGTGCTCGGCTTCGACGACGACTCCTACCTCGAACTCATCTCGACGACGCCCGGTACCAGTGCCGAAGCGGCGGGCTTCTGGCCCGAGTACATCGCCGCCGACGGGGGGCCGACGGCGTGGTGTATCGAAGTCGAGAACCCCGCGACGGAGGCCAAGCGTCTCATCGACGCCGGCGCGTCGGTCGACGGGCCGAAGACGGCGAGTCGAGAGCGCGACGACGGCACAGTCGTCGAGTGGGACATGCTGTTCGCCGGCGACGGGCGAGAGCGGGAACTCCTGCCGTTCGCCATCGCCGACCGGACGCCGAAATCTCGGCGGGTGACCCCGACGCCGAGTGTCGCCGATGGCCCGCTCACCGGCGTCGCGGCCGTCGTCCTCGGCGTTCACGACGTGGGCGAGGCGAGCGAGTTATTCCGTCAACTCTACCGATTTCCGTCGGCCGAACCCCTGGACGGCAGCCCGAGGGAGTGGTCGCTGTCGCGCGTCCCCGGTCAGCCGGTGTTCTTCGCCGAACCGAGTGGCGAAACGTCGTCGCTGGCGCGTCGACTCGCCGAGCTCGGACCGGGACCGTGCGCGTATCTCCTCGGGACCGAGAGCCTGGAGGAGGCGGCGGCGACGTACGCGCTGACGGATTCGGAGAACTGGGGCGACTCGTCGGTCGCCTGGTTCGACGCGCCGCGTCTCGACGGGTCGGTCGGCGTCATCGACTAA
- a CDS encoding acetoacetate decarboxylase family protein — translation MRGYEEAATLSTGHTVSLPLRCEADVAGATFTARWERLRSVVPDGLSPVRVAPRSGLVVLAGVRYRSVEGFDPYEEFAVVVPVVRRTGSRRRATRLGVGAVTEIGGYVHALPVTTEASKVLGREVWGYPKTVADISVVDADGGMRVSVETEGATATTLVVREGRTVPVPLDARATSYSVHDGVLSRASVDLLGEGRAGVGGARLEIGNGPLGTTLGGLGVGRAVARFVVPRLKAHVHAPTPSPERERVADDA, via the coding sequence ATGCGTGGATACGAGGAGGCGGCGACGCTTTCGACCGGTCACACCGTCTCGCTGCCGTTGCGGTGCGAGGCAGACGTCGCGGGGGCGACGTTCACCGCGCGATGGGAGCGACTCCGCTCCGTGGTTCCCGACGGACTGAGCCCGGTTCGCGTCGCGCCGCGGTCGGGTCTCGTCGTTCTCGCCGGCGTTCGCTACCGGTCGGTGGAGGGGTTCGACCCCTACGAGGAGTTCGCCGTCGTCGTGCCGGTCGTCCGGCGGACGGGCAGTCGCCGGAGAGCGACGCGTCTCGGGGTCGGAGCCGTAACCGAAATCGGCGGCTACGTCCACGCGCTGCCCGTGACGACCGAGGCGTCGAAGGTGCTCGGGAGAGAGGTGTGGGGCTACCCGAAGACGGTGGCCGATATCTCGGTCGTCGACGCCGACGGCGGGATGCGAGTGAGCGTCGAGACAGAGGGAGCGACGGCGACGACCCTGGTGGTTCGAGAGGGGCGGACGGTTCCGGTCCCCCTCGACGCTCGGGCGACGAGTTACAGCGTCCACGACGGCGTCCTCTCGCGAGCGTCGGTCGACCTGCTCGGGGAGGGACGCGCCGGCGTCGGCGGCGCGCGACTCGAAATCGGAAACGGCCCGCTGGGGACGACGCTCGGCGGGTTAGGAGTCGGGCGAGCGGTCGCCCGGTTCGTCGTACCTCGCCTGAAGGCACACGTCCACGCGCCGACGCCCTCGCCCGAACGAGAGCGAGTCGCTGACGACGCCTGA